The Acidobacteriota bacterium nucleotide sequence AGGCAAAAGCATCGTCTACGCCTTAACTGAGGAGATAGACGCCTGGCTCTCTTCCTTCTCCCAGATAGCTCCAGAAAGAAGGAGAGCAAGGTTACTAAAAACGAGAAAGAGATTCTGGTTATTTCATCTCGCCATCTGCTCTCTCATCGTTATTTTAACCGTTCTTCTAATATACCCTTGGCAAAAGAGGAAACCGAATCCAGCTGATTTCGATATATCGGGAAGCAGGTTGATCATCCTTGATAATAAGGGAAGGAAACTCTGGGAGTACGATGCAGGGAGAAAGCTCATTTCCAAAAAGGAATATAAAAAAGGAGAGCTAAATATTAATCCTTCCCTTCTCATCACCGACCTCGAAGGCGATGGAAGAAGAGAGGTTTTATTTATCCCCATCTATATACGGGAAAACCCACTTCTACACCCTCTCTCCTTTCCGAACTTTCTCATCTGCTTCGAGGCTTCAGGAAAGATAAGGTTCATCCTGAAACCAGGAAGGGAGATAAGGTACAACAAATACATCACTTCGTCTAACTACCAATTAGGACCTTTCATAGTTGACGACCTCGACGGGGATGGGAAAAAAGAGATTATATTGGAAACGCACAACATCCCTTTATTCCCCTCACAGCTACTGGTATTGACCGCTCAGGGTAAGGTCATTGGCGAATTCGTGAACGCGGGGCACATCCAATGTCCCATAGTGGTGAAGGATCTGGATAACGATGGCTACAAGGATATAATCATCTGTGGGATAAATAACACCTTCCGCTCCAATTTCCTTGGGGTATTCGATTATCGATCCGTCTTCGGCTCATCGCCCACACCGGCGGATCCGGAACATACCTCCCCTGAGCTCGCTCGAGGAACGATGAAATATTACATTGTGCTACCGAAAATCGATCTTCATCCTCTCCTCACCACTTACCCAAGCGCCACTTTTGATATTACCGATGAGGAGATCGTCCTCAAAGGAACTATAAGAAATGACAATCCCGATCTGCTTCCAAATATAGCCTCGCTACCAACCCCCATCTTCCATTTCGATTATTCGTTGAGGCTCACTAAGGTGGAGCTTCCGCGGAAATTTATAACGGCTTATCGGGAGCTCGCGAAAAAGGGTTATCTCAAACTCCTCCCCCCGGATTATGAGAAAAGATTGGCAAAACGGGTTCTCTGGTGGGATGGGGACAAATGGGTGAACCACCCCACCAAGACTAAGATGTGGAGAGAATGGGAGTGAAAAAACACTTGACAAGGAAGGGAAAAAATCTTATGTATAAAAGCGAATGTGGCGCTATCGTCTAGGGGTCTAGGACGGATGGTTCTCAGCCATCAAACCCGGGTTCGAGTCCCGGTAGCGCTACCAGTATTAATAAGGGGCGGTAATCGCCCCTAAATTTTTTTAGCCGATCATCAAAAAGCGCGAGCAGAAAACATTTAGGATAGAGACAGCCATAAAGGCTGTCCCTACACAGGATCAAAGGATAAGAGGAGGGAGGTTTCTCCTCTCAGTGAGAACAAGCTTGGGTTCCCTAAAAACTTCAACGACAAACTTTAGCATAGCAAAATTCCCCTTGAAAGGGTGGAAATTCTATTCTATAATTTGTATCGGCGGCGCGCCCATAGCTCAACAGGATAGAGCGTCTGACTACGAATCAGAAGGTTGGGGGTTCGATTCCTCCTGGGCGCGCCATTAGTCTTTCGGTGAGCAAAAAAGCCCACCTTATTTCTTCCCCTTAACCCAACAATATCGGAAAGGAGGGGGAAATGAAAAGGGAGTTTCTTCTTCTCGTGCTTATGGTCCTTCTTACAACCTCTTTCACCTTCGCCCAGATACCGAAGGAGGAGGTTTTAAAACGGGTAGCGATACCTGCCAAGGGGGACCTAAGAGGGTTGGTCGATATCGTTGGCTTCGCCCATACTGCAAAGCAGATGGACTTTGTCGTCTCGCTCTGCGAGAAGCTCGAAAAAGAGCACTTCGCTAAGCTGGAAAAGGAATATGGCATCTCAAAGGAAAAGCCAGCGATCGCGGTTATATGCCCTCACGATGACTACTATTACGCGGGCAGGGTATATATTAATGTCATCCCCCATATAAAGGCGAAGCGGGTAATACTATTCGGCGTCTGCCACTGGGCGAAAACCTTCGGGGTAAAGGACAAGCTCGTATTCGACGCCTTCAAGAGATGGCGCGGTCCTTACGGTCCTGTTCCTGTATCACCCCTCCGGGAAGAGATAACAAAAAGGCTCAATAAGGAAGACTACCTCATAAGCAACGAGATCGAGGGAAGTGAACACTCAGTAGAGGCAATAGTCCCCTTCCTTCAGTATTACAACCGGAAGGTAGAGATAGTATCCATCCTCGTTCCCTATATGAACTGGGATCGGATGAACGAGCTCGGGAAAAAGCTTGCCCAGGTAGTGGGATCAATAATAAGGGAAAAGGGGTGGAAGCTGGGCGAAGATATTGCTTTCGTCATTTCTACCGATGGCGTTCACTACGGGGACTACGGCTGGAGTTATTACGGGTATCACCCCTTCGGATGCGACATCAAGGGATACGAAAAAGCAGTGGCTCAAGATCACCGGCTGGTGAACAACTACCTTGCAGGAACCCTTAAGAGCTCGAAGATAGAGAAGCTGTTCTCCCTACTCGTTGATCCGAGCGATCCCACCAAATACAGAATAACCTGGTGCGGCAGGTTCTCCGTTCCATTTGGGACAAACTTTCTTGCCCAGTTGATGAAAGAGCTCAACCATAAACCACTCACCGGATACTTCCTTCGCTATGGAACGAGCATCAGTTTTCCCACCCTGCCGGTGGAGAAGCTCGGTATGGGACCGACTGCGCCAAGCAATCTTCATCACTTCGTGAGCTATATTGGGGTGGGCTATTTCTAAAGGCTTCTGAAATAACCTCGCACCTGCCGATATTTCTCCTCCCATTCTCGGCGAAGTCGGTGGGGAATGAGTTTACCCATCAATCGGGTGGTAGCCACCACCCGAGGAGCTAATACGGAATCTCGTATCACCCTGCTTCGTGGAGGAAGGAGAGCAGCGAGGAGATAAACAAGAGCGGTGGAGATGAAAACGCCGATCAAGAGGGAGAGAAGACCACCGACGATCCTGTCGAGGAAGGACAGTCCCGTCACCTTGAGGAACCGCCGGATGAAATAGCTGAACAGGGCGAAGAGGAGCATC carries:
- the amrB gene encoding AmmeMemoRadiSam system protein B — its product is MKREFLLLVLMVLLTTSFTFAQIPKEEVLKRVAIPAKGDLRGLVDIVGFAHTAKQMDFVVSLCEKLEKEHFAKLEKEYGISKEKPAIAVICPHDDYYYAGRVYINVIPHIKAKRVILFGVCHWAKTFGVKDKLVFDAFKRWRGPYGPVPVSPLREEITKRLNKEDYLISNEIEGSEHSVEAIVPFLQYYNRKVEIVSILVPYMNWDRMNELGKKLAQVVGSIIREKGWKLGEDIAFVISTDGVHYGDYGWSYYGYHPFGCDIKGYEKAVAQDHRLVNNYLAGTLKSSKIEKLFSLLVDPSDPTKYRITWCGRFSVPFGTNFLAQLMKELNHKPLTGYFLRYGTSISFPTLPVEKLGMGPTAPSNLHHFVSYIGVGYF
- a CDS encoding CvpA family protein; the protein is MNGLDIVISVILAFSLIYGLIRGFTRIFLLFLSMILGIIFAYRYAPYLAPVIDRLIPRHPQLSLVLSFIIIVCWMMLLFALFSYFIRRFLKVTGLSFLDRIVGGLLSLLIGVFISTALVYLLAALLPPRSRVIRDSVLAPRVVATTRLMGKLIPHRLRREWEEKYRQVRGYFRSL
- a CDS encoding VCBS repeat-containing protein, which gives rise to MSKEKKERLDGWKEIASYLDRDPRTVMRWERELGLPIHRIESKGKSIVYALTEEIDAWLSSFSQIAPERRRARLLKTRKRFWLFHLAICSLIVILTVLLIYPWQKRKPNPADFDISGSRLIILDNKGRKLWEYDAGRKLISKKEYKKGELNINPSLLITDLEGDGRREVLFIPIYIRENPLLHPLSFPNFLICFEASGKIRFILKPGREIRYNKYITSSNYQLGPFIVDDLDGDGKKEIILETHNIPLFPSQLLVLTAQGKVIGEFVNAGHIQCPIVVKDLDNDGYKDIIICGINNTFRSNFLGVFDYRSVFGSSPTPADPEHTSPELARGTMKYYIVLPKIDLHPLLTTYPSATFDITDEEIVLKGTIRNDNPDLLPNIASLPTPIFHFDYSLRLTKVELPRKFITAYRELAKKGYLKLLPPDYEKRLAKRVLWWDGDKWVNHPTKTKMWREWE